DNA from Evansella sp. LMS18:
GATTTATTTAAAGCAAATATTTACTTCTAAGTTTCAGGCAGACTGCTTAAAAGCAAAAATAGAAGATAACTGGATCAACGGTTATGAAATTGGGCCATGTGTTGAAATAAGAAGACTTAAGGATAATCGTTATGTTGTAAGATATACATACGATGAATGAAATCTATTATAATATATTACAATAGCAGCAACACTGTTACTTTTATCAGCTGGAGTATAGTGAAATGACAGAATGCCCGGAAGCATAAATGTTATTCCGGAAAATCTTTGCTAAGCATATTGACATTCCGGGCTGTCTGGTATATATTATTAATTGTTCCCTAAAAAAATTGCCTTCAGGCATCTTTCTGATCCGTTAGCTCAGTTGGGAGAGCGCCACCTTGACAGGGTGGAGGTCACTGGTTCGAGCCCAGTACGGGTCACCATACATACAAGCAAAAACCCTCGATATACAAGGGTTTTTATTTTTGTCTAATTCGTATTTCATAACTAAAATGAGTAATTGGTGCCAATTAATGCCAATTTTCATACATAAATAAAAAAAGAGTAGCCTTTGACCAGGCTACATCGTTTTACTCCACTTTAGTAAACTTCACAGATGTATTTAATTCCATAGTTTCGCCTTCATCAGCAAAAAAGACATACTCTGACTCATTAGAATCTCTATCCCCTAAAGTTACGGCCACTTTAGAACGTCCATCTGTACGAACAAAAAAGTTCCCTCTTCCTCTGTTTGGCTCTGCTATGTATCTGCCCGGAGGCAAGTCTGAGCCAACTACAAAATGACCAGCACTCAAAATAATCGGTTCTTCCCCAACCTCTTTCAGTTGCCCTGTTATTGATGCTAATTCACTTTCCTTCTCAGATATTTTTTCGTCTAAGTCTTTGAGTGAGTCTTCTTTGGTTTTTAATTCTTTGTTTATTTCTTCTCTTTTATTGTAAATTGCTATTGCCTCTTCTATTTCCTCGCGTAGTCCATCAATTTCTTCATCTATTGCATCTAACTCTCTTGTACTTTCAATCTTTTCATCAACTAGTTCTTTCAACTCTTTTTTTCTAGCTTCAAGATTATCGTCCAATTTTTTATAAGTTAATACATCACCATCCAGTTCAACTTGTGCTTCAGCATCATTACACCCAGCCAACATAATAACAGCTATGATAATCAATAACTATTGGTGAGCACCTTTTTTAAATTACTATTCTTTAATCCAAATATTTAAATCGAGTTTAGAAGAATTTGATATACCATTGAAGTATGCTACAGCAATTGCAATACCGACACTTGTTAAGGCAAAAAAAAAGCACCACGGTGGGTACTAAAGACTGCTAATCTATTCTCTTAACCCTAATTTTTCTATCTATACCTTGTAATTCAAAATAATACCTCATACCGTCTTTATATATTTTTACTCTTGGTCTATATTTGTATTTATATTTATAATAATATTCTACTTGTTGCCATTTTTGACCATTAGTCAATGCAAAAATGGTCTCGCCACCAAAACCATTAGATTCACCTTCAAGTCTCGATTCTTTATACAGTTCCATATTCCCACCTCCCTCCTGCCTTACACATTTCGAAAGAAAAGAAATGTGGTCCTGCAAACAAAGGTCCCCTGTAGCTGCTAAAATTTAGATACCACCTGGCTACATGAAGGGCATCTAGCCCTATCAGAGATAGAATATGGCTTAAAAATATGCATTCTTATTAGTTCTTTCTCTTTGTCCCAACAGCCAGAACAATAGGGCTCTTCTTTATTATTCAAGTAATAAACATGACCTTTAAACGATAATTTTTCTCCTAATTCTTTATTATCTTTTAACTTCTGTATTTCTTTTTTAAGTTCTTCATTTTCATTTTGTAGATCCATTGCTTTTTCTTGGACTTCTAATATTTTGGCATACAAGTCAATATTCCCAGCTTCTTTAGCAACTTTAGCAGCATCTTTTATCGCGTCATAAAAACCCATAACACCCCCTCCTGTCTTTAGAATTTCGACAGAAAGGAAGTTATTTCCTGCAATAGAGAAAAAGCACTGTTCAAGGTGCTTCTTCTCTAAGTTCTTTTAATATTTCCGGTATACCGGTGTCCAGTTCTTTTTGATTGTATGTGTATCCAAGCTCTTTTCTTAATCTGTTATAGTCTTTTACTAGAACACTGACAACTTCTCTAGTTTCCTTTTCAGTAGGAGAAGGGAATTTTCCAATAAAGTCTTTCCATGCGTTTAAAAATTCAGGAGAGGCATAACCAGAATTCTTTATTATGAATTCGGCAAAATAGTCTTTTGACAAGACTTTTAGTGTATCCGCTGTACCTAAACTAATCCTTTTCTTACTCAAACAGAAATCTTTTACAATATTTATCTTTGCTAGAGTTAAACCGTAAGAAGGTGCATAAAAGTTTGTTAATTGCTGCCTCTTCCACTGTCTCTTTGCTTTTATGGGTTCTATGATAAAATGATTTCCTATTGCAATAATAAGTGCTACTGATGCAGAGATTACCACTGCCCATATTCTAATATCCATTACCATCACCTCCTCCCTGACCTTACACGATTCGCCATAGAAGGAATTCTTCCTGCAATTTTTAAAAAGAAACCCAAAACGGATGCCCATTCCTCATTTACTTCTTATTCTTTTTCGGGCCACTTCGGCCACTTAACCGAGAGTCTTTTTTGCTTTGATTAGTGGTGTTATTCTTGCTTACTGGTCCCGGCTTTACTCTGCCTTTGTCCTTGTCAGCCATCATAGCACCTTTGACCTAGTGAACAGACGGTTAAAACCTCGCCTGTCTCCCTTCCAGTTTACACATAGCAATTTTCTTTTTTCACCTTTGACACTTGTGGCACATTTGGAACATCTGACATTTGGGAAGCACTAGATTCCTTCATTCGTTGTATATTGGTATGAGAAAGGCTCATATGTCTACCAATCCATCTTTAGGACTTCCCTTCCAGAAGCCAAAGAAGAACCTCAGTTTCTCTCTGCTCTGTTATAAGGTGCATTCTTTGCTGAATAACCTGAAACTTTTTCTCGTTTTTAAACACATATTCCTCAGCGCTTCTCCCGGCGCTTAACTTCCTGGAACACAGAATCTGAATGAGAACCATCTTTTGCTTTAGGCTTACCGGCTTCATCCCCGTATTGAGCAGTGAGCTTCTCGCCTGCATCTTTGATGGAATCTCTAAGCAGCTTAATACCATTCATCATCCAGCGGTAATCCTTCGAAATATTCACAATATTCTTACGAACCATAGCAAGCACCTAATAGTTTATTTTTGCCTCATTGCTCCACCGCGACGTTCGTATATCGGTCTGTTTGCACCCATTAGTTCTTGCCAATTTCTATCTGTAAGCTCGTCTCTTTTCTGCTTCGGCTACTTTTTCTGCTGCTGCTTTTTCCAGCGCTTCATTTCTATTTTTAGGTTTCTTATTTCTTTTCCCCTTATTAAATGAAAAAAGGACGCCTGTTTTTAACCGCCATTCTTAGCGTCCTCTAATGGGCTGGCAGAACTTATAAATATTTAGAAATCTTTTCCTTTGAATTTTTCCAGTCATTTAATAACAACTTCAGGTAATCTTCCGGGCCAATATCGGTTTGACCCCCATTTAAATCTTTCCTTAGATTAACCATAAACTTTGCTGCATCTGCTAAAACTTTTAAATTTTCTTCTTCCGCAGGATGAGGTCCAGTTCCCTCACGTAATACTAAAAAAGATTTCATGGTTTCATCACTACCAAACAAAAAAACGGCATTAGAGATGTCCCTAAAATTTTGTTCTAACTTCCTTTCTTTTTGTGATTCATTTTTTATTTTTACATTTTCAAAAAAATTCTCTACGAAATTCTTATATTTTTCCATTTTTATTGGATGATTCTGCTCAACCGTAATATTTAATTTGTTAAGTTCTGCTCTAAGGTTACTAATCTTTTTTTGATAAAAAAATTGCGGAATAAAACCTACCCCTAGGAAACCTAAAATCATGATTACAATTTGAGCAATATTAAACCAAAATTCTTCAGTACTCAAAACTCTCTCCCTCCTGGAATCTATTTCCTCTCACTCACACTTGGAGAGCCAGAAAACAGTAACCACCTTAATTCCCAGCGTCCCCCATTCGGCTGATAGAACTATTTGTATTTTGAATAATTGGCGGTTAAAGCCAGTAATGTTCTAAACTTCTTTAACTCCCTATCCATATTATAAAAACTGTACAAACTATCTAAAGTTTCTATTAGAAAGGTGTTTGCTAATGAAATGTGCATATCGAAGTCCTGTTTATTAGCAATTACTACAGATACTTCATTTTCTTTAAAACGCCACCTACTTAGAGCGTCTTTGGCATGTACTTCTTTTGAGAGAAGCCTATACATTAATTCGTACTCTGCATGCATATCAATATTTTTTTTATTGCAAAGTTGTTCTAGGGTCGATGTCTTACCGTCAAGGTTGTACCAGGCATGTTTAACTTCCCTTAGCCTAAAAACATCTTCAAAATCTCTTTTTAGTTTTTGTACCTCTACTTCATAGGAATCATAATTAGATGCTTCCTTTATGCTTTCTATACTCGGATTCCCCAGTAATTCTCTTATATTATTACCTAACTTCCCTGGGGTGGTTATTTTATAATACATTTTTAAATCATCTATTTTTTTTGCTGCAAAATAAGATCTACTGTAGATTACATTATCTTTAGAGAGAAGTAATTTTAAATAGACACGGTTTTCTAATATGCTTCTTGAGATTGTATCCATGGAGGCATTCTTTTTTAACTCGATTAGCACAATTAATGATTCTATCTTCTCGACCATATCTTCAAACAAAGCTAAGGTTACCACATCTGATATATTTAATTCCTTGTTCTTTTTATTAAAATGATTATTTAATATTTTTTCCAAAGCACTGTTCGACTCTTTAAGTGTTTTTTTTAGTAACTTCAAAACTCTTCCCCCCCTCGTCAAACCTCACCCGTTTTAATTTACCCTGATGCGTTACCAGCGTTGTTACACCATGATCCGGCAGGAATGTCTCCCTGGCTTTTCCATCTGAAATAAGTATTACAACGGGCTTGTCATATTTTGTAGTATCTATTCCCATTTTACCAGTTATAGGATTAATTTCTATATACTTTAGTCTCAAAGTAATAACACTTCTCAGAATATGATATTATTAAGTTAGCGATTGACCGTCCTAGAAGGGGCGGTTTTTTTAGTTACCCAATAATGTACACTTTCTTGCTGTCAATTTTCTCTCTTAACTCTTCCTCTAAATATTCCTTAATTCTCTTCATCGCCTTTATCTTCCATGCCCCTCCATCTGCTTCAAACAGAGCGCACGTTGGGTCACTTTGCATCCGGAAAACAAACTCACTCTCAGGCTGTTCCACTTCGACGGAGGTCGGTACGGTGCGAGCAGTACCGGATTAGGAACTTTAACATATCCTGCACTTGCTATCCCTGTTTTGGCTACAACAGATTGGCTTGTCTATTCATTCAGGCAGCCCCGGTTTCCAGTTCCTGCAGTGTAAGTTTCTGAAGTGGCCGTCCGTCTCTAGCTTCTGTGAAGCCCTTGGCTTCTAGTCACCATAACAATACATAGTAAATAAACCCCTTGTTAATTTACAAGGGGTTTTGTTAATTTATTCAAAGCTCACTAGTGATAACTTATTCTACCTCTCCCTCACATTAACCTAGTAACCTTTTCTAAATAATCCTTCCTCTCCGCTTCTGTCTCAAAGTTTACCAGTGCATATTCTCTTTCTTTTCTCAGATACTCCATATAATCCTCGTACTCAGGACCAAACTCAGTTTCTAACTGGTTTTTAATTTTCTTTGCGAGGATGGGGCTTGCTCCGGATGTGCTGACGGCAATCTTTAGTAACCCTCGTTTTATATATGCCGGGAAATAGAAATTACTCTGCTCCTGGTTATCGACT
Protein-coding regions in this window:
- a CDS encoding XtrA/YqaO family protein: MRLKYIEINPITGKMGIDTTKYDKPVVILISDGKARETFLPDHGVTTLVTHQGKLKRVRFDEGGKSFEVTKKNT
- a CDS encoding DUF5677 domain-containing protein, yielding MKLLKKTLKESNSALEKILNNHFNKKNKELNISDVVTLALFEDMVEKIESLIVLIELKKNASMDTISRSILENRVYLKLLLSKDNVIYSRSYFAAKKIDDLKMYYKITTPGKLGNNIRELLGNPSIESIKEASNYDSYEVEVQKLKRDFEDVFRLREVKHAWYNLDGKTSTLEQLCNKKNIDMHAEYELMYRLLSKEVHAKDALSRWRFKENEVSVVIANKQDFDMHISLANTFLIETLDSLYSFYNMDRELKKFRTLLALTANYSKYK